In one window of Spartinivicinus marinus DNA:
- a CDS encoding immune inhibitor A domain-containing protein yields the protein MFRLSSISLLASSLMVGAACAASPTLPHSTADLAIADEVGITKLLKKTGRLNQDASPAEASKAVLAYLKETKSKTLQMIPGELDRQALTRHKQRLKQAQQFQYQQTGQLPTYPGQLNNQQQTQQYQGKKTQDKVLALLIEFPDYKHNEVGPEDTERYYPDYNIPHYTRLLFSDSGYSGPNQEKLISMRQYYEQQSGNSYSVDGQVVGWYMAKNPAKYYGEGRPDPKVPDLVREALAAAAQDPNIDLTQFDQEDRYDYDNDGDLREPDGIIDHLMVFHSSVGQESGGGDLGENAIWSHRSNLRQVYKIPGSEMSAYDYTIQPIDAAAGVCAHEYAHDLGLPDEYDTHRDSKGEPIAYWSIMSSGSHGGKIRGTEPTGFSPWARQYLQANLGGNWLSGTSVNMDELNRRGLTFLLDQANEKAEYLDVVRVNLPPEKVVVNQPYQGEKEYFSGRGDELNQLMSIELDLTTAQAPVLEFKAWYQIEQDYDYARILVNGTPIPGNLTTHEDPHEIGHGWGITGNSDGWVDVSFDLSKFRGHKITLSFNYLTDVGTSEAGFYVDDITIIDNDQLLLEDNAEGDSVFTMQGFAVDPGYFMADQYYLLEWRNHEGVDQGLKHINFNRELMTYDPGLVVWFANDKYTNNWVGVHPGEGFLGVVDADQSVLRWEKESDAQVASTRFQMRDAALSLTWQQSPLNLTSSDGYTLQDHQLYNTATFFDLFDYMNKEIPDAGRILPKYGLLIEVIDQAEDMSAAAIRVSYGLDDNTAQQNQQEIQQQSL from the coding sequence ATGTTCAGACTGTCGTCTATTTCACTATTAGCGAGTAGTCTAATGGTGGGGGCTGCTTGTGCTGCTAGCCCTACACTGCCTCACTCCACTGCCGACTTAGCGATTGCTGACGAAGTGGGTATCACTAAACTATTAAAAAAAACCGGGCGTTTAAATCAGGATGCAAGCCCCGCAGAAGCATCAAAAGCTGTACTAGCTTATTTAAAAGAAACAAAATCAAAAACCTTGCAAATGATACCTGGTGAATTGGATCGACAGGCATTAACACGTCATAAGCAACGGTTAAAACAAGCTCAGCAATTTCAGTATCAACAAACCGGGCAATTGCCTACTTACCCAGGACAATTAAATAACCAACAACAAACCCAACAATATCAAGGTAAAAAAACTCAAGATAAAGTGTTGGCATTATTAATTGAGTTTCCAGACTATAAACATAATGAAGTAGGTCCTGAGGATACTGAGCGCTATTATCCTGATTATAATATTCCCCATTACACCCGACTGTTATTTTCTGATTCAGGTTATTCTGGACCAAACCAAGAAAAACTGATTTCCATGCGTCAATATTATGAGCAGCAATCAGGCAACAGTTATAGTGTTGATGGCCAAGTCGTTGGTTGGTATATGGCCAAAAATCCCGCTAAATATTATGGTGAAGGCCGCCCTGATCCTAAAGTACCTGACTTGGTTAGAGAAGCGCTTGCCGCTGCTGCTCAAGACCCTAACATTGATTTAACCCAATTTGACCAAGAAGATCGCTATGACTATGACAATGATGGTGATTTACGTGAGCCCGATGGCATCATTGATCATTTGATGGTCTTTCACTCCAGTGTGGGGCAAGAAAGTGGCGGTGGTGATTTAGGGGAAAATGCTATTTGGTCACATCGTTCGAATTTACGTCAGGTTTATAAAATCCCTGGCTCTGAAATGTCTGCCTATGATTACACTATTCAACCCATTGATGCCGCTGCTGGGGTATGTGCCCATGAATATGCCCATGACTTAGGTTTACCTGATGAATACGACACCCATCGTGATAGCAAAGGTGAGCCCATTGCTTACTGGTCAATTATGTCCAGTGGTAGCCATGGCGGTAAAATCAGAGGTACAGAGCCTACTGGGTTTAGCCCTTGGGCACGACAGTATTTACAAGCGAATTTAGGAGGTAATTGGCTATCTGGTACTAGTGTTAACATGGATGAACTCAACCGTCGTGGTTTAACCTTTTTATTAGACCAGGCTAATGAGAAAGCGGAGTATCTTGATGTAGTAAGGGTAAATCTCCCTCCTGAAAAAGTCGTGGTTAATCAACCCTATCAAGGGGAAAAAGAATATTTCAGTGGTCGTGGGGATGAATTAAATCAGCTAATGAGTATTGAGCTGGATTTAACTACCGCTCAGGCCCCTGTGCTGGAGTTTAAAGCCTGGTATCAAATCGAGCAGGATTATGATTATGCGAGGATCTTGGTTAATGGCACCCCTATTCCTGGTAATTTAACGACTCATGAAGATCCTCATGAGATTGGCCATGGCTGGGGCATTACTGGAAACTCTGATGGCTGGGTGGATGTTAGTTTTGATTTATCCAAATTCAGAGGCCATAAAATAACCTTAAGCTTTAACTATTTGACTGATGTAGGCACTTCTGAAGCTGGTTTTTATGTGGACGATATTACCATCATTGATAATGACCAGCTGCTACTGGAGGACAATGCTGAGGGTGACAGTGTCTTTACTATGCAGGGTTTTGCAGTAGACCCTGGTTACTTTATGGCTGATCAATACTATTTACTTGAATGGCGTAATCATGAAGGAGTTGACCAAGGCTTAAAGCATATTAATTTCAATCGTGAATTAATGACTTACGACCCTGGGTTAGTGGTTTGGTTTGCTAATGATAAATACACAAATAACTGGGTAGGCGTACATCCAGGTGAAGGCTTTTTAGGTGTCGTGGATGCTGACCAATCTGTATTACGCTGGGAAAAAGAGTCTGATGCACAAGTGGCTTCTACTCGTTTTCAAATGAGAGATGCAGCCCTTAGTTTAACATGGCAGCAGTCACCACTGAATCTGACCTCAAGTGATGGTTATACATTACAAGATCATCAGCTTTATAATACGGCTACCTTCTTTGACTTATTTGATTATATGAATAAAGAAATACCTGATGCTGGTCGTATTTTACCAAAGTATGGACTATTGATTGAAGTCATTGATCAAGCAGAAGATATGAGTGCAGCGGCGATTAGAGTCAGTTATGGGTTAGACGATAATACAGCCCAACAAAATCAGCAAGAGATTCAGCAACAGTCATTATAA
- a CDS encoding immune inhibitor A domain-containing protein: MSYKRVFAASAVGTLLASSLSFAAPFDNGQPFDMPLANEEKLISMLKKSGKIDQTATNQEAKAVLKNYLQQRQAQHTAQSGELAQQAAQLQKQQKHHLQVFDFKDFHQHFPSKNLHSIQLEQYKGGTRTDKVLAVLVEFPDYKHNDVGPEDTDMYYEDYTGDHYQRLLFSGTGYTGPNGKNLISMRQFYEQQSGGSYSVKGNVAGWYMAKESARYYGDNENEPLVRELVREALEAAAKDPNIDLSEFDQEDRYDYDNDGNFREPDGVVDHLMIFHSSVGEEAGGGDLGEDAIWSHRWNLGKIFKIPGTSSDVDRFEGMMAAYDYTIQPIDAAAGVCAHEYGHDLGLPDEYDTRYTGKGEPVSYWSVMSSGSWAGLIPGTEPTGFSAWAKQFLQANMPMSNWLHGKKVDLDDISVWGNAYYLDQANDKGSNNDVVRINLPQKKVLVNKPAEGQYEYFGGKADDLNNLMTVELDLTKTKAPVLLFKTWYQIEEDYDYGRVLVNGKPVPGNLTTFEDPNEIGHGHGITGHSDGWVNAKFDLREFAGQSISLSFNYLTDAGTTEAGFYIDQIEVKDGGRLLFSDNAEGDVPFTLAGFTVDPGYLMADHYYLLEWRNHAGVDVGLKHINRKDNLMVFDPGLVVWYVDDSYTDNWVGIHPGEGFLGVVDSDQSPVRWDDNEVAETRYQVRDAAFSMNWYQTPLKIEIDDRVLTDSQLYNVSTFFDLFNYVHDDIPDAGRKLPKHGLLIEVNGQSEDMTVGRVLVSTPFRGAGRDPFQWLGKGWLEQF; encoded by the coding sequence GTGTCTTATAAGCGAGTATTTGCTGCTTCGGCAGTAGGCACGCTATTGGCTAGCTCGTTGAGTTTTGCCGCGCCCTTTGACAATGGCCAACCATTTGATATGCCGCTAGCTAATGAGGAGAAGCTCATTAGCATGTTAAAAAAATCGGGTAAAATCGATCAAACAGCCACTAACCAAGAAGCAAAAGCTGTTTTAAAAAACTATTTACAACAACGACAAGCGCAGCATACTGCTCAATCTGGAGAGCTAGCACAACAGGCAGCACAATTACAAAAACAGCAAAAGCATCATCTGCAGGTATTTGACTTTAAGGATTTTCACCAACACTTCCCAAGCAAAAACTTACATTCTATTCAATTGGAGCAATATAAAGGGGGCACTCGCACCGATAAAGTATTAGCGGTTTTGGTAGAATTTCCTGACTATAAACATAATGACGTAGGCCCTGAAGATACTGATATGTATTATGAGGACTATACCGGGGACCATTATCAGCGGTTATTGTTTTCTGGTACTGGTTATACAGGCCCTAATGGTAAAAACTTAATTTCCATGCGCCAATTTTATGAGCAGCAATCAGGCGGCAGTTATAGTGTTAAAGGTAACGTAGCTGGCTGGTATATGGCTAAAGAGTCTGCTCGCTATTATGGGGATAATGAAAACGAGCCACTCGTGCGAGAACTCGTGAGAGAAGCATTAGAAGCTGCAGCAAAAGACCCTAATATCGATCTGAGTGAGTTCGATCAGGAAGACCGTTACGATTATGATAATGATGGTAATTTTCGTGAGCCTGATGGAGTCGTAGATCATTTAATGATTTTCCATTCCAGTGTAGGTGAAGAAGCAGGTGGTGGTGATTTAGGCGAAGATGCTATTTGGTCACATCGTTGGAATTTAGGTAAGATTTTTAAAATTCCAGGTACCTCCAGTGACGTGGATCGTTTTGAAGGCATGATGGCTGCCTATGATTACACCATTCAACCGATTGATGCCGCTGCTGGGGTATGTGCCCATGAATATGGTCATGATTTAGGCTTGCCTGATGAATACGACACGCGCTATACCGGTAAAGGAGAGCCTGTTTCTTATTGGTCTGTCATGTCCAGTGGCAGTTGGGCGGGCTTAATTCCCGGCACAGAGCCCACTGGTTTCAGTGCATGGGCAAAACAATTTTTACAAGCTAACATGCCCATGAGCAACTGGCTACATGGTAAAAAGGTTGATCTGGATGATATATCGGTTTGGGGAAATGCCTATTATTTAGATCAGGCCAACGATAAAGGCTCCAATAATGATGTGGTGCGAATTAACCTGCCGCAAAAAAAGGTGCTGGTGAACAAGCCTGCTGAAGGTCAGTATGAATACTTTGGTGGTAAGGCTGATGATCTGAATAACCTAATGACAGTTGAGTTGGATCTAACCAAAACCAAAGCACCTGTTTTATTATTTAAAACCTGGTATCAAATTGAAGAAGATTACGACTATGGTCGGGTGTTGGTTAATGGTAAGCCAGTTCCTGGTAATCTAACTACATTTGAAGACCCTAATGAAATTGGTCATGGCCATGGAATTACAGGGCACTCAGATGGTTGGGTAAATGCTAAATTTGACTTACGTGAATTTGCTGGCCAATCCATTAGTCTTAGCTTCAACTATTTAACTGATGCAGGTACCACTGAAGCGGGCTTTTATATTGACCAAATCGAAGTCAAAGATGGTGGTAGATTATTATTCAGTGACAATGCTGAAGGTGATGTACCCTTTACCTTAGCTGGCTTTACTGTCGATCCTGGTTATCTTATGGCTGATCACTATTACTTATTAGAGTGGCGTAACCATGCAGGTGTCGATGTGGGTTTGAAGCATATTAACCGTAAAGATAACCTGATGGTATTTGATCCAGGCTTAGTCGTTTGGTATGTCGATGATAGTTATACCGATAATTGGGTCGGTATACATCCAGGTGAAGGCTTCCTGGGCGTGGTTGACTCTGATCAAAGCCCTGTTCGTTGGGATGATAATGAGGTTGCTGAAACGCGTTATCAAGTCAGAGATGCTGCATTTAGCATGAACTGGTACCAGACCCCATTAAAAATTGAAATTGATGACCGGGTACTTACCGATAGCCAACTGTATAATGTCAGTACTTTCTTTGATTTATTTAACTATGTACACGACGATATTCCCGATGCAGGCCGGAAACTGCCAAAGCATGGGTTATTAATTGAAGTGAATGGACAAAGTGAAGATATGACTGTGGGTCGGGTATTGGTTTCCACTCCCTTTAGAGGTGCTGGGCGAGATCCTTTTCAGTGGTTAGGAAAAGGTTGGCTAGAGCAGTTCTAA
- a CDS encoding HD domain-containing phosphohydrolase encodes MSSFTCDSFTSLDQEVIDDFYTCFRETIEEIEACCGRLDTDNDSSDVHDLFRSMHSLKGNCRMVFLDPLVDATHKLEEIVSDIRDELYPYEPLFGEFILVIVGKIDLLIQQLLNQGEADQELLDNVEDYIVQVKEAETTERIDIVNSILNKLAGAQVEGPSEEPAETPAIAEAPPPQPTKLSDLDFFYSLAVKLDALNLFNRDRVAEVAKLCEQINQELNSPVDSKQLTAAVYLHDLGMAFVPKQILHKQGVYTKVEQAQFLDHVRIGAEVLSRVPNWEQAANMVEQHHCHFDGTGHPVGLSGEDICPGARIIFVVDTYETVINEHRDDKSFRRTLLRAVTEINSNSGSLFDPKVVEAFNVVVRQRYVA; translated from the coding sequence ATGAGCAGTTTTACTTGTGATAGCTTTACCTCACTTGACCAAGAAGTTATTGATGACTTCTACACCTGCTTTCGTGAAACTATAGAAGAAATAGAAGCCTGCTGTGGTCGCTTAGACACTGATAATGACTCTTCCGATGTTCATGATTTATTCCGGTCTATGCACTCATTGAAAGGGAATTGCCGGATGGTGTTTTTGGATCCACTGGTTGATGCTACCCATAAACTAGAAGAAATTGTTTCTGATATTCGTGATGAGCTTTACCCCTATGAACCACTGTTTGGTGAGTTTATTCTTGTTATTGTTGGAAAAATAGACCTATTAATTCAGCAGTTACTCAATCAAGGAGAAGCAGACCAAGAGTTACTGGATAATGTGGAAGACTACATTGTTCAAGTGAAAGAGGCAGAAACCACTGAGCGTATAGACATAGTTAATTCAATTTTGAATAAACTGGCTGGCGCTCAAGTTGAAGGACCAAGCGAAGAACCTGCTGAAACACCAGCTATAGCCGAAGCTCCTCCACCACAACCAACTAAATTGAGTGATCTTGATTTTTTCTATAGTTTGGCAGTGAAATTGGATGCTTTAAATTTATTTAATCGGGATCGAGTCGCTGAAGTTGCTAAATTGTGCGAGCAAATAAACCAGGAATTAAACAGCCCTGTTGATAGTAAACAATTAACTGCTGCAGTGTATTTACATGACTTGGGTATGGCCTTTGTGCCTAAACAAATTCTTCATAAACAAGGCGTATATACTAAGGTGGAACAAGCACAATTTCTTGATCATGTGAGAATTGGTGCAGAAGTTCTAAGCCGAGTTCCTAACTGGGAGCAAGCGGCTAATATGGTAGAGCAGCACCACTGCCACTTTGATGGTACGGGACACCCAGTAGGCTTATCAGGGGAAGATATTTGCCCTGGTGCTCGAATTATATTTGTTGTAGATACTTACGAAACAGTCATTAATGAGCATCGTGACGATAAAAGCTTCAGGCGTACTTTATTACGAGCCGTGACAGAAATAAATAGTAACAGCGGCTCGTTATTTGATCCTAAAGTGGTCGAAGCATTTAATGTGGTCGTTAGACAGCGTTATGTCGCTTAA
- a CDS encoding lipase secretion chaperone has product MKRCFLFNRYYGWGIIAITLATIWQTTAFQQPFLASQNVRSPAQINSSVTNTQIKSVLKHQSTPTSLTEASLPRSLQHTAVDGYFPVDENGHLITAQAVKERFDYFLSVLGEEGIDQVIVRIKADIKQQLTSPAKEEALYLLSRYLDYKTALADYEQLLTNSLVDQQPMLQLFQQHRVMLNSLRQQFFSPATVDAFFGFDQQYNDWVNQRLSINSDTTLSTQEKAAALEQLNASLATDFQAIFTPDLQETQLQSITDELQQQGATEEVIHTARVEIVGEATAARLANLDQTKMHWQQRLQQFRQAYQAIATQQHSQAEFQLAVKTLLNQQFSAQEQLRIKTLEKLPDTLFTTPTNSISSLLNDKK; this is encoded by the coding sequence ATGAAAAGATGTTTTCTATTTAACCGCTATTATGGCTGGGGAATAATTGCTATTACACTGGCTACCATTTGGCAAACCACAGCTTTCCAGCAACCGTTCCTTGCTTCACAGAACGTGAGATCACCTGCTCAAATTAATTCTTCTGTGACTAATACTCAAATTAAGTCAGTTTTAAAACATCAGTCTACCCCTACTTCGCTTACTGAGGCTAGTCTTCCCCGTTCTTTGCAACATACTGCTGTTGATGGCTATTTCCCTGTGGATGAAAATGGTCATTTGATTACAGCTCAGGCAGTGAAAGAGCGGTTTGATTATTTTTTATCAGTGCTTGGCGAGGAAGGTATTGATCAAGTAATTGTCAGAATTAAAGCTGATATAAAGCAACAACTGACATCACCTGCCAAAGAGGAAGCTTTGTATTTACTGAGCCGCTACCTGGATTATAAAACGGCTCTGGCAGATTATGAGCAGTTATTGACCAATAGTTTGGTAGACCAGCAGCCAATGTTGCAATTGTTTCAACAGCATCGAGTAATGCTCAACTCCCTTAGACAGCAATTTTTCTCGCCTGCAACAGTTGATGCATTTTTTGGTTTTGACCAGCAATATAATGATTGGGTTAATCAACGTCTATCTATCAACAGTGATACTACGCTGTCAACACAGGAAAAAGCTGCCGCGCTGGAGCAACTGAATGCATCACTTGCAACTGATTTCCAGGCAATATTTACTCCAGATCTACAGGAAACTCAACTACAGTCAATAACTGACGAATTACAACAACAAGGGGCCACAGAAGAGGTTATTCATACGGCAAGAGTTGAAATAGTAGGTGAAGCTACCGCTGCTCGACTAGCTAACCTGGATCAAACAAAAATGCATTGGCAACAACGACTACAACAGTTTCGACAAGCTTACCAAGCAATTGCAACACAACAACACTCTCAGGCAGAGTTTCAACTTGCTGTCAAAACACTATTAAATCAGCAGTTTTCAGCTCAAGAACAGCTGCGTATAAAAACCCTTGAGAAATTACCTGATACGCTATTTACTACACCAACTAACTCAATAAGTAGTCTGTTAAACGATAAAAAGTAG
- a CDS encoding esterase/lipase family protein: MKKIIPLLSCAAILSLAPIGNVMAKKNTGYTETRYPIVLVHGMLGFDKTLGIDYWYGVAAALRKDGARVHVAKLTALDSNEARGEQLIEQLEYWQALYNEKGFNLIAHSQGGPTSRYAMYHLNYDRKQPLIKSLTTIGSPHKGSPVADVMLSKPVGDTAHKVFTSVMNGLAGLIEKFSSNPQQHIQNFTRSLSASSTPTMRQFNQYYPAGVPNSSCGEGQYTADGVRFYSWSGTQVTTNVLDPTDWGLSLLAKAFKEKNDGLVSRCSSHFGQVIRDNYQMNHVDQINHLFGLHHLLETDPITLFRQHANRLKHKGL, translated from the coding sequence ATGAAAAAAATAATTCCACTATTGAGTTGCGCTGCTATTTTATCACTTGCCCCAATAGGCAATGTAATGGCAAAAAAAAATACGGGTTATACTGAAACACGCTATCCCATTGTATTAGTACACGGTATGCTCGGTTTTGATAAAACCTTGGGTATCGATTATTGGTATGGGGTTGCAGCAGCTCTGCGTAAAGATGGCGCTAGAGTGCATGTCGCTAAACTAACGGCCTTAGATAGTAATGAGGCAAGAGGAGAGCAATTAATTGAACAGTTAGAATATTGGCAAGCATTATACAACGAAAAAGGATTTAATTTAATTGCCCATTCACAAGGTGGTCCTACTAGTCGCTATGCTATGTATCATCTCAATTATGATCGGAAACAGCCATTAATTAAATCATTAACGACCATAGGCTCTCCTCATAAAGGCAGCCCCGTCGCAGATGTTATGCTCAGTAAACCAGTTGGCGATACGGCACACAAGGTTTTTACTAGTGTCATGAATGGCTTGGCAGGCCTTATTGAAAAATTTTCCAGCAATCCGCAACAACATATACAAAATTTCACCCGTAGTTTAAGTGCCTCCAGTACACCTACAATGCGTCAATTTAATCAATATTATCCAGCGGGTGTGCCAAATTCAAGCTGTGGTGAAGGTCAATATACTGCTGATGGTGTGCGGTTTTATTCTTGGTCAGGTACCCAGGTTACGACTAATGTCTTAGATCCAACTGATTGGGGACTTTCATTATTAGCAAAAGCATTTAAGGAAAAAAATGATGGTTTAGTTAGTCGTTGCAGCTCCCATTTTGGACAAGTTATTCGCGATAATTATCAAATGAACCATGTTGACCAGATAAATCACTTATTTGGTTTACATCATTTGCTGGAAACTGACCCTATTACCCTATTCCGTCAACATGCTAACCGCTTAAAACATAAGGGTTTATAA
- a CDS encoding ArsR/SmtB family transcription factor, which produces MQSITPELQSFPMNIQTMKLKVCQAATLLKAISNENRLLILYHLVTDGEMSVGALNDVLDLSQSALSQHLAVLRKDGLVKTRKQAQTVYYSLTCDNTRQVLSLLHQLYGDDQQQPAH; this is translated from the coding sequence ATGCAGTCTATAACACCAGAACTACAATCCTTTCCTATGAATATACAAACAATGAAGCTGAAAGTATGCCAAGCAGCCACGCTACTCAAAGCCATCAGTAATGAAAATCGGTTGCTAATTCTGTACCACTTAGTAACAGATGGCGAGATGTCTGTAGGAGCGTTAAATGATGTCCTAGATTTAAGCCAGTCTGCCCTTTCCCAACATCTGGCGGTATTACGCAAAGATGGTCTGGTTAAAACCCGCAAGCAGGCACAAACTGTTTACTATTCTCTCACCTGTGATAATACCCGGCAGGTGCTAAGTTTGCTTCACCAATTATATGGAGATGATCAACAGCAGCCCGCTCATTAA
- the nfuA gene encoding Fe-S biogenesis protein NfuA translates to MSLTVTDEAQTYLAELLANQSVDGIGIRIFITQPGTPYAETCIAYCKPGESQDTDIEMPLNGFTAYIEAASESFLEDALVDYAKDQMGGQLTIKAPNAKVPQIGEDSPLDAKINYYLQAEINPGLASHGGQVSLVEIAEDNIAILQFGGGCQGCGMADVTLKDGIERTLMEKIPELKGVRDVTDHSFRDNAYYR, encoded by the coding sequence ATGAGTTTAACGGTAACTGATGAAGCACAAACGTATTTAGCTGAGCTTTTGGCTAATCAAAGTGTGGATGGAATTGGGATTCGTATTTTTATTACCCAGCCAGGTACTCCTTATGCGGAAACCTGTATTGCCTATTGCAAGCCAGGTGAGTCACAGGATACCGATATAGAAATGCCTTTAAATGGCTTTACCGCTTATATCGAAGCGGCCAGTGAAAGCTTTTTGGAAGATGCCTTAGTCGATTACGCCAAAGATCAGATGGGTGGTCAACTGACCATCAAAGCCCCCAACGCGAAAGTACCGCAGATTGGGGAAGATAGCCCGTTAGATGCCAAGATCAACTATTACCTGCAAGCAGAAATTAACCCAGGTTTAGCATCTCATGGAGGACAGGTGTCGTTAGTTGAAATTGCTGAAGATAATATTGCAATTTTGCAGTTTGGTGGCGGTTGCCAAGGCTGTGGAATGGCTGATGTTACATTAAAAGATGGAATCGAGCGTACGCTGATGGAAAAAATCCCTGAGTTAAAAGGGGTTAGAGATGTGACTGACCATAGTTTCAGAGATAATGCATATTATCGCTAG